The following is a genomic window from Falco naumanni isolate bFalNau1 chromosome 10, bFalNau1.pat, whole genome shotgun sequence.
GCGGAAGGACTTCTTGTGCCAGTACTGTGCTCAGAGGTTTGGGAGGAAAGATCATCTGACCAGGCATATGAAGAAAAGCCACTCCCAGGAACTGCTGAAGATTAAGACAGAGCCAGTTGACATGCTGGGTCTCCTAAGCTGCAGCTCATCTGTTGCAGTGAAAGAAGAGCTGAGTCCTGTCCTGTGTATGGCATCCAGAGACATGATAGGTGGTAAGAGCTTCCCTGGCATGTTGCCTGTGGGCATGTACAGCACGCATCTCCAATCCATGCCAAGCTCAGGGATGCCCCATTCTTTGGTTCCCAATTCTCTTCCAATGGGAATGAGCTATCCTCTGGAGTCTTCTTCTCCCATCTCCTCCCCGCCGCAACCTCCTCCAAAGTATCAGCTTGGATCTACCTCATATTTGCCTGAGAAACTACCCAAAGTAGAGGTGGACAGCTTTTTGTCAGACTTCCCTGGCAGCCTGTCTCTCTCATCTGGTGAGCCTCAGTCCTCTTCGCCTCAGCCACCCCCCCTGGATGAGGCTTTGCTTTCCAAGAGCCCTGCTAACCTTTCAGAGGCTCTCTGTGCTGCTAACATGGACTTCTCTCATCTTCTTGGCTTCCTCCCCCTAAATCTTCCTCCTTGCAATCCACCTGTATCGTCAGGGGGGTTGGTCATGGGCTACTCACAGGGGGAGACACAGCCACTGCTTACCACTTTGCAACATCAACCTCAAGAATCTCCTGGAGCTGGGGCCTCGCTGAACTTTGGGCCCCTTCATTCGTTGCCCCCTGTCTTCACCTCCAGCTTGAGCACAACTACGCTGCCGCGTTTCCACCAGGCATTCCAATAAGCTGAAAATAGCACTGGAGAACAGATCTTTCAGTCACCCTTTTGTGGAGAGCCTTAAAAACGCACAACTCTTACTTCCCTTTGGGGTGTGAAagctttgcaaagctgtttcaGACAGGAGGTTTCTGGTCTCTGGAGGGAGCACTTGTAGACTGGAACAGCAGATATCCCCGTGCAAGTCCCAGTCCTGTACAGCGAAAAGATTTCGTCTAATAGACTGGATATATTCTATCtaatttttaatctgtgaaTCAGGAGCCGCGCTTAGCACTGACCTTCCCTGAGATCCCAGAGCTGTGTTCCTCTTTGGGAAGGGACTGTCCCTGAGAAGGAGTTGAGACTCTTTCATCTTGGGCTAAACTTTTGAAGAGTCCAGCTTCCATTTCATGTTATCACACTGCAGTTCTGGCAAAACAGCCAACACCTCCACATGGAGAAGGAGAAGTCAGGATACCCACTCTGTTTGAAGCCAATGGGGAAGAGGCTGT
Proteins encoded in this region:
- the PLAGL2 gene encoding zinc finger protein PLAGL2, producing the protein MTAFFPSVPNWIQDAKQEEEETGWKLVPRPRGEETESQGKCQCEISETSFSNVDKLRTHTLSHTEQRPYNCPQLHCGKAFASKYKLYRHMATHSAQKPHQCMYCEKMFHRKDHLRNHLQTHDPNKEALHCPECGKNYNTKLGFRRHLAMHAAASGDLSCKVCLQTFESTQVLLEHLKAHSRRASGGAKEKKHPCDHCDRRFYTRKDVRRHLVVHTGRKDFLCQYCAQRFGRKDHLTRHMKKSHSQELLKIKTEPVDMLGLLSCSSSVAVKEELSPVLCMASRDMIGGKSFPGMLPVGMYSTHLQSMPSSGMPHSLVPNSLPMGMSYPLESSSPISSPPQPPPKYQLGSTSYLPEKLPKVEVDSFLSDFPGSLSLSSGEPQSSSPQPPPLDEALLSKSPANLSEALCAANMDFSHLLGFLPLNLPPCNPPVSSGGLVMGYSQGETQPLLTTLQHQPQESPGAGASLNFGPLHSLPPVFTSSLSTTTLPRFHQAFQ